TTTGCCCTATTGACTCGCCATGACTTATTAGTTCCGCACGTGCCGAAGAATTTGCACCAATAGAGAAACTGAATGAACGGTGATATTTTCTCAGGTCGTCTCAAATACAGAGCTAATGGGTCGCCGGAAACGAGTTGAAGACGATGAAATACTACAGGCTATAGCTGTCTCTCCAGACCCTATAGTTACCGCGTCGGAACTCTCCGAACATATGGATTACACCGATGATGGCGTACGAAACCGATTAGACGATCTCGAAGAGCAAGGCTTGGTGATGAGTCGAGATGTCGGTTCTAGAGCGAAGGTTTGGTGGATCACGACTCAGGGGCGGCAGAAGCTTCGATAGAGGCCTTCCACCAGACT
The Haloarcula sp. CBA1129 genome window above contains:
- a CDS encoding MarR family transcriptional regulator — protein: MGRRKRVEDDEILQAIAVSPDPIVTASELSEHMDYTDDGVRNRLDDLEEQGLVMSRDVGSRAKVWWITTQGRQKLR